The sequence below is a genomic window from Cataglyphis hispanica isolate Lineage 1 chromosome 13, ULB_Chis1_1.0, whole genome shotgun sequence.
ATCTCTTCTATACGGATCTCTAATATCGTAATCGTGGTCATATCTTCGTGGTCGTCTTCTCTCACGATCTATATAGTCTTTATCTCTAGGATCCCTGGAATACCGCGCGTCGTAATCTCTCGGATCTCTGTCCCGACGACGCGGATCTTCTCTCCTACGATCATCCTGCGGTCTTCTTCTGCCATCCCTCTCATCCAAATCCTCTTTTCCTCTGACCCTTCTATCCATGTCTTCTCTAGCATATCGATCCAGGTCATCACGACTATGGTGTTTACGATCGTCATCTCGATATGGAATATCCCGTCGCTTAAAGTCATCGCGAGCGACGTTATATGGACGATCAGTGTCGCCTGCGCGCCGACgatcgtaataataatcgtcTTCGTACTCGCGATCGTGATCATAGTACGCATTCTTTCGGTCGTATTCGTATCGTCGGCGATCGGGACTGCTTTCTCGTCGTCTTTCCCTGCTTTCGTCTCGGCTTTCACGAGAACCCGCGTCCTCCTCTTGATCCTCGTAAGAATTCCGACGATTCGATGAAGCGGAAACACCTTGGTTCGTCTCGCTCTCGAGAGAAGCACCCACTGCTTCTTCGCGCTTGCTTCGCGCATCACCGCTTGTCGGATCCTGCGGAATCGTTGAAGAAAGGATCTCCGGAAGAGAACCAGTAACTACTCTACCACCGGTCGTCGCCGCCGTCCTATCGTCGGGTATTAATTGCGTAACATCATTGGAAGACGCTCCGCCTGGTATCTGTCTGAGTTCCGCGTCCTGAATCTGTCGTGCAACTTCGTCGGGTTCGTTGCCTCGACCAAGTACTTCGCGAGTCTCGCTCGGTTCCATCATTATCTGTGACTGCGGCTGATATCTCTCCTCACCGGACGGATCGTTTCGCGACTGCTGCGGCGGAAGAGAACGCTCCCTGCCCGAAGGGTCATTCCGTCGTTCCAGTGTATCCGAATCGCCTCGTAATAGCTGAGGAACGTTTCTCTCTTGACCTGGAAGGACATCGCGGCGCTCTACCCTGTCGGATATATTTCTGATTTGTATACTTTGCTCTTGACCAGAAGGATCATTTCTTCTGGGATCGGAGATGCGTTGCCCGTGATTCTCTTGACCCGTAGGATCGTTTCTACGTGGATCTATGGTGCTTGATTGTCCCGGTACTTCGCGCAGGAAAGGAATATCATTAGGCACTTCGTCATTCTCGTCATCCTGGGTCGGCGGTGTCGGCTCGTGTTCCTGATGTGAATCTGTTAACTCACCAGTCTCCAAGAATGTGTTTCTGTCGTTCGAGGCAAACTCGTAGTTGTCCGGCATCTGCTCCGTTTGCAGAGGCGGATGCGGCCGTACTTGCTGTTGCATGGACAGTACTTCAACGTTGTTCATTTCCTCTCTAAAGCCCCGTACATTTGTCACACTTTCTTTCGGACTCGCTTTTGGTTTAGGATCGTTATCCAACATCTCCTTGTTTATAGAATCTCGCGAGCCGTAAATATCGCGTTCATGCAATGTCGTGGGTACGACGATTTCTACGTTTATAAAGTCGGACGTTTGTTGAATGTTTTCGTAATTCTCTACATTTTGCTCCGGAGCGCTTCTTTGTTTGGTAGGCAGACGTGAATGATCCTTCGCGTACCACGCATTCTGCAGCGTGCTTTGATTGTACCACTGATCATATCCGCTTTGTGAGATACTATCTGTCATTTTAGTAACATTATGATATGTATTCGGTATCGGATGATCTTGACTCATAGGTGGCTGGTTGTCAGTAGAATGTGTTGATGGTCTATCCATGCTGCTCGATACATAATCCGATGGCAATACGGATATATTGTCGGGATTACTACGACTTCCCACATTAAAATTAGTGGCCGAGTGTTGAACTTTTCCTTCCACAGGATTTAGATATACATCCAACGATTCATCCGAATAATCTGTATGCTTCCTAGATTTGTTTCCGAGATTAAGTTGACCGAAATTGCTGGATAATTCCTCTGTCACTGTAGGAACAAAAACGCGATCATTGTTCTCGCCGAGaacatttttcgaaatatcacTTTTCGGTCCATTATCAATCGCTGAATTCAAATTATGATTTCCGATCATTGGTTTAATGTCACTCGATTTCACAAGATTAAGAGATTCATAAGATGAAGTTATCGTGACTTGTTTCTCATTCTCTTGCTGTTCATTATTGTTGAGCGTATGTACAATACTCTCTACAGTCGTAGGTACAGTCGTAGTTACTGGAGCGTAACTGAATGGCGCTAACTGCATTTGCCATTCGTTCGCGACAAGCCTAGTACCATTATTATCCTGCGACATGTTATCCTTGAACGAATTGTTATCTACCTGCTGCTGTAACCATTGATTTGGATGTACAGATTCGCTTTGCATGTTGGAATATCTCCAATCGTGCGAGGCAGTCGTGATATTGCCCGATTGTGGCCAAGAACTAAatgtatcatttaaattatttgtttgtacTAGTTGCGAGGGCTGATGATGAGACATTGTGGCCTCGCAATTTTGATTATGCCACTGATTCGACATGGTGCTGGGTTTATTACTCATTTCATTGATACTCTGCTGTCCATTAGACCAATTGATGGAATGTTTCTTGTTAATTCCTTCGACGGACGTGTTATACATTTGCGGTGATTGCGTACACTGATTACCCATATTGTCGACTTGCTGCTGAATTTCCTTTGGCATATTCTGATCCTGGCCCAACATGTCAGTATGATTCTGCCAATTACGTTGCGATTTGTTTTCTACACTATGAATTGTATAACCGAAAGCATAAGTAGGTGCTGCCTGCGTTTGTTGCCATTCATTTGCAGCAAACCtagtatcattattatcatgtGACATGTTGTCTTTAAGCAAATTGTTATCTATCTGCTGCTGTAACTGTTGATTTGGATGTACAGATTCGCTTTGCATGTTAGAATATCTCCAATTAGGGGTGGCAGTCATGACATTGCCCGGTTGTGGCCAAGAACTAAATGTATCGTTCACATTATTCGTTTGTACTAGATGCGCGGACTGATGATGGGACGCGGCTTCGTAATTTTGATTATGCCATTGATCTGACACAGTGTTGGGCTTGTTACTCGTTTCATTGATACTTTGCTGTCCATTAGACCAATAAATGGAATGTTTCTTGTTGATTCCTTCGACAGGTACATTATACATTTGTGGTGGTTGTGTACCCAGATTGTCGACATGTTGTTGCATCTCCTTCGGCATATTTTGATCTTGCCAATGACCCAACATCGGTATGATTCTGTCAATTATGTTTACTTATTTTCTGTAtcatgctatatatataaccaaatgaagtgatttatataaataatcgtgTGAtagtataatgtatttttagaaTCTTTATCAAGCCAAACTTTTCAAGTCTTGAATGAATCACTCAGCTGCATAAGCAATATATGAATGTCTATATCAAGTCCTTCATCAgagatattaacaaataataccAAATTACTTGAATTCTTTTCCAtatgtaaaaatcaaaatcagagttttcaaatatattaaccactaccaattttgaataaatacacaataatTGGAGCAAAGATGACATGGTAAATTtgccattatataattaaatacacgaTTAATAAATCCTTTCATTTAgttatatgatttatgatataaaaacaaattaaagtaCTTACATTTGTACTGTCTATAGGAcagtataatttgttttacttttgaaacctgtaaattaaaaaatatataaatttatatatacacataagtatacattttcaataaagagtcaataaaaataatagagttatataaaatataatatattctcataCAATTTCATTATGCAATTTAACAGTAATTAcagtaaaagtatattttcggagaatgcaaaatttttctatcttctGATTCTATCTGTTGATTgacggaaaaaaatttacgtcagcttaaaagaataattatcaaaGCGCTTAATCAGCTAAATCCCAATTACGCATATCTGTAGTTTCGAGAAATGCTTGTCACCGCGACGCTACTACATACACGGATGTGAATTATAAATGGGTCATCAGCCGCGAGTCTTTATACAACGCGAGGAAATTTTTGGCACAAGAAAACTCGATACTTCCTCGGACATATCTTGCGCGTGTCGCGACGTGTCTTTTAAACACAGGATGACTTTAGGTAGcagggatatatatatatatatatatatatctatctatatatatatatatatatgtatgtatatacgaaggcgataagataattttgtaaattttgatgAACGAGAGCGCCTTCggcgcgataaaaatttttcctgcATTTGTACCTTACGATAACGAGAATTTGAGGTGAATTCAGCAACGATAGTGAGAACATGCTTCGTCGATGACCGTTGAACATCCGAATTATGTCCGGGGAACGCGGAAAAACCAGCTACGACCGAACGACGGCTACCAGCTGTGAAAGTCAGGCAACGGCGTTTCGACGGCGGGACGTACGCGTTCGTTCACTTACCCTAAACTATCGACGCTCACACTGCCGTCTCCGCGCGCCCGATTGCGCATTATCGTGTACCACCAACCCGGGGTTCCCTCGTACGAGACAGCGGAACGAACGGGTCGTCgttttcgtcgtcgtcgtcgtcgtcgtcgatggCCGCGCGCGGACCCAAATCTCACGAGTACGCCAACATTTCAATGCATGCGTTGTACGCGAGGGAGCGAGATAGATGGACGggacgaaagagaaagatatagaCGGGCAAACACGTCACGAAACTTTTTTTCCCTCCTCTACACCACCGAGCTGCGTGACTTTCCACGCGAGCGAAACCGTAGACGCGAGCGCGCTACCCACATAAACGTCAAAGTCGAGGTTCGTTCAAGAATTCTGTCCGTGAAGTCGATTAGAGTTTAATTGACTAATCAGGAGCGAAGACTTCTGTGTCCTGATTGGTCGATTCAATAGCATTCTATACGACGAGAGAAATTTTGAACGCACTCTCGAGCTGGCTTCGAACCGATCGTGAGATGGCGCGATGACGTTTGAACCGATTCAAACGCAGGAATGAATATATCAAAGAACGATGGTCAAGTATCGCGGACTCCTGAAGATCGCATGTGACATTCATACGTCAATCGGCACGCAATGATCTGATAACTTCGATACACTTTGATAATTGTTCCTCCCGAGCGCGATCCCGAAAACATCCGAACGTTTTCGAAATCACGACGAATCGACGAGTTTCCCGCCACGAGTTTCCCGGACACGTATGCACCTTTCGAAAGTGCATTCACTATCCGATTCAaggtttgaaaaataatacgcaAGCGAGCAAAGCGTTTTCCTtctcttgttttattttatttcgggtcgaataaaaatgattatcatCGAACGAGGGAATTGCCCAATTTCCCGTCCGAAGGAAATTTGCACGCGGATGACGCGATCGATCGACCGATCGACTGACGTGGTACGTCGAGAGTAGACGTACGGATGAGAATCCGGCCACATCGGCGATTAGTTTCGCGCGAATGGCCTGTGGAGGTCGCAGGACGGCGCGacgaattgtaataaaaattttttctctatcgtCTCGTACAAAAATCGGTGACAAAATCTTGACAATATGGTCTTGTTTACGATAATCGCGAGAGTAGCAGACGGCCTGCCGCTGGCGGCTACCATGCAGGATAACGAACAGGTTAGAAATATGTTATGATGAAATGTCATCTCACTTCGAGATTTTGCCTCCGCGGTTAACTCTCATTAAGAAAAGCGTAATTGcgtacataaaaatttctctttattcatgaaacttttaaatttatttcgacgCGAACGAAAACTCGGAGCAAAAATCTGTTTCTCTGGAATTAACATTgattgaacaaaattttttttttacaggatggtaaaaatattgtagagTATCAGAACCAAGCAAAGATGTTATTTAGGAAACTAGGTCCACAGTCTCCTACAAAATGCACTCTAGAAACTGGTCCTTATCTTTTCCAGTGAGTGATGGTTATTGatactatattattgatttatatatgttttatattatgcatttgtttacagctatttaatcgaaaatgAAGTATGTTATTTGGTATTATGCGAAAGAAATTATAGTACACGTATAGCCTATAATTACCTAGAAGATATTGCACAAGAATTTCATGCTCAATATGGTAAACGTGTAAATACAGTAACCAGGCCTTATACCTTCATTGAATTTGGTATGTTGTAATAGGCAatgttattgaatatatagtgtatacttgtatactgtatttttttttatattatatttattctttagatACATATATCCAGAAAGCCAAGAAAATTTTCTCAGACAGTAGATCACGTAGAAATTTGAATACCCTTAACAGCCAATTACAAGATGTGCAAAGAATTATGGTACAAAATATTGATGATGTTTTACAAAGAGGGACTGTACTTTCAGGTAATattctacatttatattaaatttattttattttatgccctgagattaaaaatgttaatgtatttgtatacattttatataatatcattaattatatacagagtTGGATACAAAGACGCAAAATCTATCAATGCTGTcgcaaaagtataaaaaagacGCAAGACATCTAAATAGCAAATCAATGTATGTGAAAGTTGTTGCTGGTCTTGTTGCATTTTTGGTCTTCCtattgtatttctttattctttagtTAAACAATACAgacaaaagattattttagaatatttatcaaagatatttcatttccaaggatagaaaaattttgccTATCTTACCCATAATTATACagtatttatgattttaatattaatatatatacatataaagagaaaaaaatgttaaaatgaaaGTCTTGTAACTATATTAATGTAtctaaagtaatttatatcaaaattatgtttatgaaAGTATAATAGAGTAAATTATGttcaaagtatataattataaaatattgaacaattttttaacaccgcgcaatgacataaataaaacgaataaattttgtcatataatgtataaatgaatagatatatagaatttttattacatcgcaTTTCTGTTTGAGagtcttattttaataatcttataaagaaaaaaaaaaaaaaacaataacatatactattatttttaatataaataatatttttgtaatgtatttgtttttttcctaatttgcTTAAGATAATGTTATATTGCCTCTAAATTATTGACTTTGATAAAGATacatttctcaaatatataaaaaagaaatagaatgttatatattttatttcttctcattgattaaaaaaagatcactGTATTTGTCTCATTTCTACATATTTGTTAAGTCATAAGTTTTGTGatcttttgtgaaatattaaaatagtaaatgtaaaaagacaTCTGttattaactatataatattttcttttggtGGTGtgcagacatatatatatatatatatatatatatatatatatatatatatatatatacatatatatatatatatatattatcagtaATCATAAgaaccaaataaaaaaatatgtattataattgacCATTCACGTCATCACGTTTGtatgtgttttaattatatcaaaactaTAATggtgaaagatatatttacaataaagatcatatataaataaatatttcttatattctaCGAATTTGAATTCACAACTTCTATAATTCTTCATAGTTAGGTATATTTAATTCAGGTGAATGTTCCTTTTTTTGTTGTTTGTTATCTAACTTTTCATCATCAGATTCCGAAAAAtcattgaagaaataatttactggctcattttcttttttgataaattcatTTCGTCTTCGTTTTTTTGCTCCTAGACTTTCACATTCTATATCACTTGTTTCCTCATCTACGAGATTTTATGttcacataaaaatttgctgatgcaaataaaatataaataaagtaattgtatgtatatggtACTTACCAGTATCtacaatttcatatatatcagAATGATCTTTCATAATAACATACAATGTCGGAAATTCGactatagttttattttccaaattttcctTTAATGTTAGTGTAAGATCTAAATCATAGAAtctgaaagaaaacaattattaaaattatttaaaaactttcaatatcttttattaaaaattgtgtacattctaaattatgtaattaattatctttcattaaattgtgtaattataaaattatgtaataatgtatattatttacttaaagtttgctttctttattttctcagCTTTTAAAAGAACTTTGATACTAGTTAGTCCAGCTGctctataaaattgtaatttatcagCTAAGgccaattttacatttaacttTTCAATATCAGTTTCAGTTTCTAAAGAGATTGGATCTAAAACCTGTTCCACAAGTGTCGATAATCTTGCATTATCTGATGTtctgtaaaaagaatatttatgaattgttgcttattatataaaaactatttacatttttcaagatatatcaatatttcatatatatcaataCCTTTCCACAacgcattttacattttgagcTTGTGGGAAAATCCACTCTATTCGCCAGAATAATTCATTAGTTTTCCAATTAAGAAATGTGGTATTCTCCTTATGTCGATCAAAGATTTTTGGCATAAATAACAGTGATGTTTTTCTACAAGATGCAGCACATCTCAGTTTATGTAAGTGCtggaaaagaatattataatttttctgtactcttataaaaatagca
It includes:
- the LOC126854026 gene encoding uncharacterized protein LOC126854026 isoform X3, which codes for MLGHWQDQNMPKEMQQHVDNLGTQPPQMYNVPVEGINKKHSIYWSNGQQSINETSNKPNTVSDQWHNQNYEAASHHQSAHLVQTNNVNDTFSSWPQPGNVMTATPNWRYSNMQSESVHPNQQLQQQIDNNLLKDNMSHDNNDTRFAANEWQQTQAAPTYAFGYTIHSVENKSQRNWQNHTDMLGQDQNMPKEIQQQVDNMGNQCTQSPQMYNTSVEGINKKHSINWSNGQQSINEMSNKPSTMSNQWHNQNCEATMSHHQPSQLVQTNNLNDTFSSWPQSGNITTASHDWRYSNMQSESVHPNQWLQQQVDNNSFKDNMSQDNNGTRLVANEWQMQLAPFSYAPVTTTVPTTVESIVHTLNNNEQQENEKQVTITSSYESLNLVKSSDIKPMIGNHNLNSAIDNGPKSDISKNVLGENNDRVFVPTVTEELSSNFGQLNLGNKSRKHTDYSDESLDVYLNPVEGKVQHSATNFNVGSRSNPDNISVLPSDYVSSSMDRPSTHSTDNQPPMSQDHPIPNTYHNVTKMTDSISQSGYDQWYNQSTLQNAWYAKDHSRLPTKQRSAPEQNVENYENIQQTSDFINVEIVVPTTLHERDIYGSRDSINKEMLDNDPKPKASPKESVTNVRGFREEMNNVEVLSMQQQVRPHPPLQTEQMPDNYEFASNDRNTFLETGELTDSHQEHEPTPPTQDDENDEVPNDIPFLREVPGQSSTIDPRRNDPTGQENHGQRISDPRRNDPSGQEQSIQIRNISDRVERRDVLPGQERNVPQLLRGDSDTLERRNDPSGRERSLPPQQSRNDPSGEERYQPQSQIMMEPSETREVLGRGNEPDEVARQIQDAELRQIPGGASSNDVTQLIPDDRTAATTGGRVVTGSLPEILSSTIPQDPTSGDARSKREEAVGASLESETNQGVSASSNRRNSYEDQEEDAGSRESRDESRERRRESSPDRRRYEYDRKNAYYDHDREYEDDYYYDRRRAGDTDRPYNVARDDFKRRDIPYRDDDRKHHSRDDLDRYAREDMDRRVRGKEDLDERDGRRRPQDDRRREDPRRRDRDPRDYDARYSRDPRDKDYIDRERRRPRRYDHDYDIRDPYRRDYYDDLYGRSSRPSSRSSYNDKDREYYARTKDPYYAYNMNARYGGYDYGALYGNNYYAYLENLRQTNPAAYTEWYHKYYGSHQQQQQHIARGVGNYPEDRASVHSGRSSCDDRNTSDKRTLGVTHLEDSTIISARLTPTKYSTSHAYGCFSIGSLVHVHPSYPADGERAKVDIFRVDNLLSHDPVTRDLRSYPGPLINGVTHKKTIIEYCENKIKKAVMNEEIVDRASYILLYELMIMLIQQNGNVVGVDIAGLLLRNKDTYPHDTSKLKFQDVKRRESQVSQRSGATGSDGSTQDISALSEKPEAKQRKTTEQITDEFRDTLLYGRVQEALEYAMNEGLWGHALFLASKLDKRTYASVMTRFANSLPSHDPLQTLYQLHSGRVPAVVTCVADPRWDDWRPHLAMIISNTSTNPEINRRSITTLGDTLFAKGDIHAAHFCYILAQIDFGAYGVNGVKLVLIGANPNKPYSEFLTMEAIMLTEIYEYARNLSDPCFTLVDLQTFKFDLIVKMVDCGLIEKALLYIEQIATNIANDSSKYKKSFIESVYILGDRIKYHDPIYKDATEDATNLTWLNKLAEIIGKYQSEETSEEETYASHTIVENQKIQKEMKQQQSSSQQQWNTIQPDYGDGPISMMEVNTSEMQSNWQPLSLPANIQDTYDPNTQYMRNMDESTQQQQPQQQDYWNQQSYYQGNYGRNESTLSNWPQQSMPGMIADQTEINNTQQLDKWNFETEREDKTPTPESNMQPAISMTPSTGKQYDPLEELDALETPRASGKSPTEMKKTTEKTAEKKPTNSGGSWFGGLFSKLAPKPKNQMILPDDSNPTGLRGYFW
- the LOC126854026 gene encoding protein transport protein Sec16A isoform X1 → MLGHWQDQNMPKEMQQHVDNLGTQPPQMYNVPVEGINKKHSIYWSNGQQSINETSNKPNTVSDQWHNQNYEAASHHQSAHLVQTNNVNDTFSSWPQPGNVMTATPNWRYSNMQSESVHPNQQLQQQIDNNLLKDNMSHDNNDTRFAANEWQQTQAAPTYAFGYTIHSVENKSQRNWQNHTDMLGQDQNMPKEIQQQVDNMGNQCTQSPQMYNTSVEGINKKHSINWSNGQQSINEMSNKPSTMSNQWHNQNCEATMSHHQPSQLVQTNNLNDTFSSWPQSGNITTASHDWRYSNMQSESVHPNQWLQQQVDNNSFKDNMSQDNNGTRLVANEWQMQLAPFSYAPVTTTVPTTVESIVHTLNNNEQQENEKQVTITSSYESLNLVKSSDIKPMIGNHNLNSAIDNGPKSDISKNVLGENNDRVFVPTVTEELSSNFGQLNLGNKSRKHTDYSDESLDVYLNPVEGKVQHSATNFNVGSRSNPDNISVLPSDYVSSSMDRPSTHSTDNQPPMSQDHPIPNTYHNVTKMTDSISQSGYDQWYNQSTLQNAWYAKDHSRLPTKQRSAPEQNVENYENIQQTSDFINVEIVVPTTLHERDIYGSRDSINKEMLDNDPKPKASPKESVTNVRGFREEMNNVEVLSMQQQVRPHPPLQTEQMPDNYEFASNDRNTFLETGELTDSHQEHEPTPPTQDDENDEVPNDIPFLREVPGQSSTIDPRRNDPTGQENHGQRISDPRRNDPSGQEQSIQIRNISDRVERRDVLPGQERNVPQLLRGDSDTLERRNDPSGRERSLPPQQSRNDPSGEERYQPQSQIMMEPSETREVLGRGNEPDEVARQIQDAELRQIPGGASSNDVTQLIPDDRTAATTGGRVVTGSLPEILSSTIPQDPTSGDARSKREEAVGASLESETNQGVSASSNRRNSYEDQEEDAGSRESRDESRERRRESSPDRRRYEYDRKNAYYDHDREYEDDYYYDRRRAGDTDRPYNVARDDFKRRDIPYRDDDRKHHSRDDLDRYAREDMDRRVRGKEDLDERDGRRRPQDDRRREDPRRRDRDPRDYDARYSRDPRDKDYIDRERRRPRRYDHDYDIRDPYRRDYYDDLYGRSSRPSSRSSYNDKDREYYARTKDPYYAYNMNARYGGYDYGALYGNNYYAYLENLRQTNPAAYTEWYHKYYGSHQQQQQHIARGVGNYPEDRASVHSGRSSCDDRNTSDKRTLGVTHLEDSTIISARLTPTKYSTSHAYGCFSIGSLVHVHPSYPADGERAKVDIFRVDNLLSHDPVTRDLRSYPGPLINGVTHKKTIIEYCENKIKKAVMNEEIVDRASYILLYELMIMLIQQNGNVVGVDIAGLLLRNKDTYPHDTSKLKFQDVKRRESQVSQRSGATGSDGSTQDISALSEKPEAKQRKTTEQITDEFRDTLLYGRVQEALEYAMNEGLWGHALFLASKLDKRTYASVMTRFANSLPSHDPLQTLYQLHSGRVPAVVTCVADPRWDDWRPHLAMIISNTSTNPEINRRSITTLGDTLFAKGDIHAAHFCYILAQIDFGAYGVNGVKLVLIGANPNKPYSEFLTMEAIMLTEIYEYARNLSDPCFTLVDLQTFKFDLIVKMVDCGLIEKALLYIEQIATNIANDSSKYKKSFIESVYILGDRIKYHDPIYKDATEDATNLTWLNKLAEIIGKYQSEETSEEETYASHTIVENQKIQKEMKQQQSSSQQQWNTIQPDYGDGPISMMEVNTSEMQSNWQPLSLPANIQDTYDPNTQYMRNMDESTQQQQPQQQDYWNQQSYYQGNYGRNESTLSNWPQQSMPGMIADQTEINNTQQLDKWNFETEREDKTPTPESNMQPAISMTPSTGKQYDPLEELDALETPRASGKSPTEMKKTTEKTAEKKPTNSGGSWFGGLFSKLAPKPKNQMILPDDSNPTIVWDPVAKKWMNKDEDGDGGASALVPPPKTSDVSFRAPVMERNTCSQPLPPSGEDASAMDAISKLPTGNSNMYKLPKGRSMRANYVDVMNPGGGKLKAPGMTSSTPMTSPLVPMATSSPQLFVPAPINDSTAPVDFLTPAATPPSGNVADNTSQAGPMMFNPSEMKDRSVKNMPPSRYPPR
- the LOC126854026 gene encoding protein transport protein Sec16A isoform X4; translated protein: MLGHWQDQNMPKEMQQHVDNLGTQPPQMYNVPVEGINKKHSIYWSNGQQSINETSNKPNTVSDQWHNQNYEAASHHQSAHLVQTNNVNDTFSSWPQPGNVMTATPNWRYSNMQSESVHPNQQLQQQIDNNLLKDNMSHDNNDTRFAANEWQQTQAAPTYAFGYTIHSVENKSQRNWQNHTDMLGQDQNMPKEIQQQVDNMGNQCTQSPQMYNTSVEGINKKHSINWSNGQQSINEMSNKPSTMSNQWHNQNCEATMSHHQPSQLVQTNNLNDTFSSWPQSGNITTASHDWRYSNMQSESVHPNQWLQQQVDNNSFKDNMSQDNNGTRLVANEWQMQLAPFSYAPVTTTVPTTVESIVHTLNNNEQQENEKQVTITSSYESLNLVKSSDIKPMIGNHNLNSAIDNGPKSDISKNVLGENNDRVFVPTVTEELSSNFGQLNLGNKSRKHTDYSDESLDVYLNPVEGKVQHSATNFNVGSRSNPDNISVLPSDYVSSSMDRPSTHSTDNQPPMSQDHPIPNTYHNVTKMTDSISQSGYDQWYNQSTLQNAWYAKDHSRLPTKQRSAPEQNVENYENIQQTSDFINVEIVVPTTLHERDIYGSRDSINKEMLDNDPKPKASPKESVTNVRGFREEMNNVEVLSMQQQVRPHPPLQTEQMPDNYEFASNDRNTFLETGELTDSHQEHEPTPPTQDDENDEVPNDIPFLREVPGQSSTIDPRRNDPTGQENHGQRISDPRRNDPSGQEQSIQIRNISDRVERRDVLPGQERNVPQLLRGDSDTLERRNDPSGRERSLPPQQSRNDPSGEERYQPQSQIMMEPSETREVLGRGNEPDEVARQIQDAELRQIPGGASSNDVTQLIPDDRTAATTGGRVVTGSLPEILSSTIPQDPTSGDARSKREEAVGASLESETNQGVSASSNRRNSYEDQEEDAGSRESRDESRERRRESSPDRRRYEYDRKNAYYDHDREYEDDYYYDRRRAGDTDRPYNVARDDFKRRDIPYRDDDRKHHSRDDLDRYAREDMDRRVRGKEDLDERDGRRRPQDDRRREDPRRRDRDPRDYDARYSRDPRDKDYIDRERRRPRRYDHDYDIRDPYRRDYYDDLYGRSSRPSSRSSYNDKDREYYARTKDPYYAYNMNARYGGYDYGALYGNNYYAYLENLRQTNPAAYTEWYHKYYGSHQQQQQHIARGVGNYPEDRASVHSGRSSCDDRNTSDKRTLGVTHLEDSTIISARLTPTKYSTSHAYGCFSIGSLVHVHPSYPADGERAKVDIFRVDNLLSHDPVTRDLRSYPGPLINGVTHKKTIIEYCENKIKKAVMNEEIVDRASYILLYELMIMLIQQNGNVVGVDIAGLLLRNKDTYPHDTSKLKFQDVKRRESQVSQRSGATGSDGSTQDISALSEKPEAKQRKTTEQITDEFRDTLLYGRVQEALEYAMNEGLWGHALFLASKLDKRTYASVMTRFANSLPSHDPLQTLYQLHSGRVPAVVTCVADPRWDDWRPHLAMIISNTSTNPEINRRSITTLGDTLFAKGDIHAAHFCYILAQIDFGAYGVNGVKLVLIGANPNKPYSEFLTMEAIMLTEIYEYARNLSDPCFTLVDLQTFKFDLIVKMVDCGLIEKALLYIEQIATNIANDSSKYKKSFIESVYILGDRIKYHDPIYKDATEDATNLTWLNKLAEIIGKYQSEETSEEETYASHTIVENQKIQKEMKQQQSSSQQQWNTIQPDYGDGPISMMEVNTSEMQSNWQPLSLPANIQDTYDPNTQYMRNMDESTQQQQPQQQDYWNQQSYYQGNYGRNESTLSNWPQQSMPGMIADQTEINNTQQLDKWNFETEREDKTPTPESNMQPAISMTPSTGKQYDPLEELDALETPRASGKSPTEMKKTTEKTAEKKPTNSGGSWFGGLFSKLAPKPKNQMILPDDSNPTIVWDPVAKKWMNKDEDGDGGASALVPPPKTSDVSFRAPVMERNTCSQPLPPSGEDASAMDAISKLPTGNSNMYKLPKGRSMRANYVDVMNPGGGKLKAPGMTSSTPMTSPLVPMATSSPQLFVPAPINDSTAPVDFLTPAATPPSGNVADNTSRWSSTSSLSREVQSYTMRDPRLLQRNKGPMMFNPSEMKDRSVKNMPPSRYPPR